The proteins below are encoded in one region of Rana temporaria chromosome 2, aRanTem1.1, whole genome shotgun sequence:
- the TMSB4X gene encoding thymosin beta-4, with protein sequence MSDKPDMAEIEKFDKAKLKKTETQEKNPLPSKETIEQEKQADS encoded by the exons ATGTCTGACAAACCAGATATGGCTGAGATTGAGAAATTCGATAAGGCAAAGCTGAAGAAGACCGAAACACAAGAGAAAAACCCCCTTCCTTCTAAAGAAA CGATTGAACAAGAGAAACAAGCTGATTCCTAA